Proteins from a genomic interval of Pseudomonas sp. RC10:
- the lapG gene encoding cysteine protease LapG: MWWLLALALACTACTSYLTADWDFALISRRAEALYGPLGAGKQRIDAWQNLLATEKQVSEMDKLTVVNQFFNKQMRYEEDIDLWHEVDYWSTPIESLWKGAGDCEDYAIAKYFSLRRLGVPSEKLLITYVKALRLNRAHMVLTYYSSPNAMPLVLDSLINEIKPASERTDLLPVYAFNAGGLWLPGAQGNKKVGDTKRLSRWQDVLKKMAAEGFPTEPEN, translated from the coding sequence TTGTGGTGGCTTTTGGCGCTTGCACTGGCGTGCACGGCGTGTACGAGCTATCTGACGGCTGATTGGGATTTCGCGCTGATCAGCAGAAGAGCCGAAGCGCTGTACGGTCCGTTAGGGGCTGGCAAGCAACGGATCGACGCTTGGCAGAATCTGCTGGCGACCGAGAAGCAGGTCAGCGAGATGGACAAGCTGACGGTGGTGAATCAGTTCTTCAATAAACAGATGCGTTACGAAGAAGACATCGACCTGTGGCATGAGGTCGATTACTGGTCCACGCCCATCGAGTCGCTGTGGAAGGGCGCGGGCGACTGTGAAGACTACGCCATCGCCAAATATTTCAGTCTGCGTCGGCTGGGCGTTCCAAGCGAGAAATTGCTGATCACCTACGTCAAGGCGTTGCGCCTCAACCGTGCGCACATGGTGCTGACCTATTATTCGAGCCCCAATGCGATGCCGCTGGTGCTCGACAGCCTCATCAACGAAATCAAACCCGCCAGCGAACGGACGGACCTGTTGCCGGTTTACGCCTTCAATGCCGGAGGGCTGTGGCTGCCGGGTGCGCAGGGCAACAAGAAAGTGGGCGATACCAAGCGCCTGTCGCGTTGGCAGGACGTGTTGAAGAAAATGGCCGCCGAAGGCTTCCCGACCGAGCCTGAGAATTAG
- the lapD gene encoding cyclic di-GMP receptor LapD, which translates to MSLFKQLLIAICLFLVVAFAGSFVVSLESSRAQYVNQLQSHAQDAATSLALSLTANIDDPAMVELMVTSIFDSGYYASIRVVDLATNAVIVERSAEPDNQGVPQWFINAIGLAPGGGEGIVSRGWQQTARVEVVSHPMFALAKLWQSALGSLGWLVLCGIVSALLGALLLRRQLKPLDYMVAQSQAIARREFLTLPDLPRTPELRRVVQAMNQMVDKLKALFKESSERSEKLRVESYQDSLTGLSNRRYFDMQLKAHVSNQEEHRAGHLLLLRVQDLAGLNLRLGGKRTDALLIAVAQLLLSRCEKYPKIRNLISRSRGGEFAVLAPGMAREEALALVHDLELALKTLEATGASDVSPVAHMGLAPYVPGEAPLTLLGLADQALAQAETQGEQTWSYVENGEVAPSGDDQHTWHRVLDHALTHGGFELFFQPVVGTRDITKVLHYKALSRLVNEQDEAVPAGRFLPWIERFGWSSRLDLLMLHQVLKHLQTHDQSLALNLSAATLSDPAALNQVFDALRQHPKLAGRLTIEIGEEQLPEQAVLEKLTRRLQAAGFTLALQRFGGRFSMIGNLAHLGLAYLKIDGSYIRAIDEESHKRLFIEAVQRAAHSIDLPLIAERVETEGEHLVIAEMGIEGVQGQLFGDPAPWK; encoded by the coding sequence ATGTCTCTGTTCAAACAGCTGTTGATCGCTATCTGTCTGTTTCTGGTTGTCGCGTTTGCGGGCAGTTTTGTCGTCAGCCTGGAAAGCTCGCGGGCGCAGTACGTCAATCAGCTGCAGTCTCACGCGCAAGACGCCGCGACGTCGTTGGCGCTGTCGCTGACTGCCAACATCGACGACCCGGCGATGGTTGAGTTGATGGTGACGTCGATTTTCGACAGCGGCTACTACGCCAGTATTCGCGTGGTGGACCTGGCGACCAATGCCGTGATCGTCGAGCGCAGCGCGGAGCCTGACAATCAAGGCGTGCCGCAATGGTTTATCAACGCCATCGGCTTGGCACCGGGAGGCGGCGAGGGGATCGTGAGTCGCGGCTGGCAACAGACCGCGCGAGTCGAGGTGGTGAGCCATCCAATGTTCGCATTGGCCAAGCTGTGGCAGAGCGCGTTGGGCAGTCTCGGCTGGCTGGTGTTGTGCGGCATCGTTAGCGCATTGCTTGGGGCGCTGCTGCTGCGTCGTCAACTCAAACCGCTGGATTACATGGTTGCGCAATCCCAGGCGATTGCCCGTCGCGAGTTTTTGACGCTTCCAGACCTGCCGCGCACGCCTGAGCTGCGTCGGGTGGTGCAGGCGATGAACCAGATGGTCGATAAACTCAAGGCACTGTTCAAGGAAAGCTCGGAGCGCAGCGAGAAACTGCGCGTTGAGTCTTATCAGGACAGCCTGACGGGTTTGTCGAACCGGCGGTACTTCGACATGCAGCTCAAGGCCCATGTCAGCAATCAGGAAGAACACCGGGCGGGCCATCTGCTGCTGTTGCGTGTCCAGGACCTTGCGGGTCTGAACCTGCGCCTGGGCGGCAAGCGCACCGACGCCCTGCTGATCGCGGTCGCACAGTTGTTGCTTTCGCGCTGTGAGAAATATCCGAAAATCCGGAACCTCATCAGCCGTTCGCGGGGCGGTGAGTTCGCGGTGCTGGCGCCGGGCATGGCCCGTGAAGAGGCGCTGGCGCTGGTTCACGATCTGGAATTGGCGCTCAAAACACTCGAAGCCACCGGGGCGTCCGACGTGTCGCCTGTCGCGCACATGGGGTTGGCGCCCTATGTTCCTGGCGAGGCGCCGCTGACGTTGCTGGGGTTGGCGGATCAGGCACTGGCACAGGCCGAAACCCAAGGCGAGCAAACCTGGAGTTACGTCGAGAATGGCGAAGTCGCGCCTAGCGGTGATGATCAGCACACGTGGCATCGTGTGCTGGATCATGCGTTGACTCATGGTGGCTTCGAGCTGTTCTTCCAGCCGGTGGTCGGCACGCGTGATATCACGAAGGTGCTGCATTACAAGGCGTTGTCGCGGTTGGTGAATGAGCAGGACGAAGCTGTTCCGGCGGGGCGTTTCCTGCCGTGGATCGAGCGGTTCGGCTGGTCGAGCCGGTTGGACTTGCTGATGCTGCACCAAGTGCTCAAGCACCTTCAGACCCACGACCAGTCATTGGCGCTGAACCTGTCTGCCGCGACGTTGAGTGACCCTGCGGCGCTGAACCAAGTGTTTGACGCGCTGCGTCAGCATCCAAAACTGGCGGGGCGGCTGACCATCGAGATTGGTGAGGAGCAACTGCCTGAACAGGCGGTGCTTGAAAAACTCACTCGTCGCTTGCAGGCCGCTGGCTTCACGTTGGCGCTGCAGCGCTTTGGTGGCCGCTTCAGCATGATCGGTAACCTGGCGCACCTTGGGTTGGCGTATTTGAAGATTGATGGCAGCTACATCCGCGCCATCGACGAAGAAAGCCACAAACGCCTCTTTATAGAAGCCGTGCAGCGGGCGGCGCACAGCATCGACCTGCCCTTGATCGCCGAGCGGGTCGAGACTGAGGGCGAGCATTTGGTGATTGCCGAGATGGGGATCGAAGGGGTGCAGGGGCAGTTGTTTGGTGATCCGGCGCCTTGGAAGTAA